In Thermococcus thioreducens, a genomic segment contains:
- a CDS encoding arginase family protein, whose protein sequence is MVTFIPFGEKPNRDGVLYVLQLLKRNKLLEDYMIVESSRVELLAERIPLDSAYIVGEHLATYGIIEKLRPASLLSVDAHTDLMHDYLDHGSWLAYALEERKINRAAVLAPVLMIPTTERTQLWTRRVKIFPALLRSRKVRGKWRAYPNLQTSPLDEIIAEAKKYLGDEIYLTVDLDVLRPEYRIARFQHGELTLDELLEILEGIKKNFRIIAFDIAEVSDKIRRSRLGKKAFVEVFQLLTG, encoded by the coding sequence ATGGTAACGTTCATCCCCTTCGGCGAGAAACCCAACAGGGACGGTGTTCTCTACGTTCTGCAGCTCCTCAAGAGGAACAAGCTTCTTGAAGACTACATGATAGTCGAGTCCAGCCGGGTTGAGCTTTTGGCAGAGCGCATACCCCTGGACAGCGCCTACATAGTTGGGGAACACCTCGCGACTTATGGGATAATAGAAAAGCTCCGGCCGGCCTCCCTGCTGAGCGTCGATGCCCACACAGATTTAATGCATGACTACCTCGATCATGGCTCGTGGCTGGCCTACGCCCTGGAGGAGCGCAAGATAAACCGGGCCGCAGTTCTCGCACCGGTTCTCATGATACCGACCACCGAGAGAACCCAGCTCTGGACGAGGAGGGTTAAGATATTCCCCGCCCTGCTGAGGAGCAGGAAAGTCAGGGGAAAATGGAGGGCCTACCCCAACCTCCAGACCAGCCCCCTGGACGAGATAATCGCAGAGGCGAAGAAGTATCTGGGGGATGAGATATACCTGACCGTTGACCTTGACGTTCTCCGCCCCGAATACCGGATAGCCCGCTTCCAGCACGGCGAGCTCACACTCGACGAGCTCCTTGAGATTCTTGAGGGCATAAAAAAGAACTTCAGGATAATAGCCTTTGATATAGCCGAG